Genomic DNA from Thiosocius teredinicola:
ACGATCGCGTCCACCGTCTTGCGATAGGCGGGGTTGAGCGTTCGCGGCACCAGGATACGCCGCGACTTGGATTTGCGGTTGGCGCGCACCGCCATCAGCACGGCCTCGGCCAGGCCCGATGCACCGTCGTACAGCGAGGCATTCGACACGTCCATCGCCATCAGTGCCGTCATCATCGACTGGTATTCATACAACAGCTGCAAAGTACCCTGACTGGCCTCGGCCTGGTACGGGGTATAGGCGCTGTAGAACTCACCGCGGGTTGCGATCTGCCAGACGGCAGCGGGGATGTGATGATCGTATGCACCGGCGCCGATGAAACAGACCGGCTGGCCGTCTTCGCGCGCCTTGGCGTGCATCAGCGCGGTGACTTCCATCTCCGACATGCCTTCGGGGACATGCTGCAGCGCAGCGGCGCGCAGATCGGCCGGGATCTCGTCGAAAAGATCGTCGATCGAATCGACGCCGATGACATCCAACATCTGGCGGACGTCGTCTTCAGTGTGCGGGATAAACGGCATTGGCGGTGTTTTCTAAGCGGGTGATGCAGCGTTGCGGATCAGTGTTCTTCGGATTCAGCATGTTCGGCGTAGGCATCGGCGTCGAGTAGCGCCTCAACCTCCGACGGGTCGGCCAGGCGGACGCGGAAGATCCAACCGTCTTCATAGGCATCCTGGTTGATCGTCTCCGGCGCATCGGCAAGCACCTCATTGACCTCGAGCACTTCACCGGTGACCGGGCTGTAGACGTCCGATGCCGCCTTGACCGATTCGACCACGGCGCATTCGGCCCCGGCACCCAGTTCGGCGCCGACTTCCGGCAGCTCGACGAAAACCAAGTCGCCAAGCAGCTCCTGTGCATGGTCGGTGATGCCTATGGTGGCAATGCCCTCATCATCCACACGCACCCATTCGTGCGACCGGGTGTACTTCAGTTCTGTTGGGACGTCATTGCTCATTGTTTTTTCCTCTCGGGCTCTGGCGCGATCGGCGTTGTTCACCGAACCGCTTTTCTCTAATTGCGGTCGAGCGACCGGTCCTATGTCAATTACAGCGCAATACACGCCTTTCCGTTGCGCACAAACGGCATTTTTACACGGCGCACGGTCAGTCGCTTGCCACGCACATCGACCGTGAGTTGCTCGCCGGCGTCGGCCGCAACGCGTGCCATCGCGATCGAACGTTCAAGTGTGGGCGAGAATCCGCCCGACGTCAGCTCACCGACCTCGCGATCACCGTCGAATACCTTTTGGTGACCGCGCAGCACGCCTTTGCCCTCGAGCAACAAGCCGACAAACTTCGGCAAATCACCACCGGCACGCTGCCGCTCAAGGGCGCTGCGTCCGTTGAATGCACGGTCTTGCGGCTCCAGGGCGACCGTCCACGCCAGGCCCGACGTCAGCGGGCTCTGTGTTTCGTCCATATCGCTGCCATACAGGTTCATCCCGGCCTCGAGCCGCAGGGTATCGCGCGCACCCAGGCCGCACGGCGCAACCCCCGCGTCGGCCAGCGCGCGCCAGAACGCCGGCGCTTCGCTTTCCGGCATCATGACCTCGAAGCCGTCTTCCCCGGTATAACCGGTTCGACCGACAAACCATTCGCCGGCGTATGCCGCGCTGAATGGTTTCAAATCCATGGCGGAGGCCGCGAGATCACCCGGCAGCACCGTCTTGGCCTTCTCGCGCGCCTTGGGCCCCTGCACCGCAATCATGCCGAGATCGAATCGCGGCTCCACCGAGACCTCGTACGGCTTCGCCTGAGCCTCGATCCACGCGACGTCTTTTTCGGTGGTGGCGGCATTGACGACCATACGAAACCAGTTTTCGGACAAGAAATAGACGATAAGATCGTCGATAACCCCACCATCTTCGCGCAACATGCACGAATAGAGCGCTTTACCGGGGTTTTGCAGTTTACCCACGTCGTTCGCCAGCAGGTGTTGCAGGAACTCGCGGGTGCGCGCGCCACGCAGGTCGACCACCGTCATGTGACAGACATCGAACATGCCCGCATCGTGCCTGACCGCATGATGCTCCTCGATCTGCGAACCGTAGTTCACCGGCATGTCCCAGCCACCGAACGACACCATGCGTGCCCCCATGTCGCGGTGGGTCTCGTTGAGCACAGTCTTCTTGTCCATCACCATCTCCAGCGGCCAAAAACAAAGGGGCGGTATGGCTATCGCCTGCCACGACAACCATACCGCCCCTCTGTCCGGCGACCTGAGAGTTTGAAAGCGCTGCGCGCTCCGTGCCCCGTCGGTGGGTACCCGCGGGCACCGCTCTCCAGAGTCGATCCGAATCCGTCCGCCGAATTCATCCCCGTGGTCCTTTTGCCTGAGCGATTCCGGGCGGAAATTGCGCCTTCGGCCTTGTCGCCCGGATCACAGTGCCGGCAACAATGTCTCCCACAGGGGTTGGGATCGAAGTCGCGACTATATAAAGTAAACATCCGCTTGCCAACTTGGACATCCCCGCAATTCGCCATGGCTTTCAAGACGCCCATCGTTCGTTCCCTGATCATCCTCGCTGCGGCCGGCGTGCTCGCCACCGTGGCCGCCACGATCTATGCCCCGGATAAGGTCACACGCGCCGCCGACAAGGTCGAAAACTACCTACGCGACAAGCTCGCCCAAACCGGCATCATCGCCAGCGCAGAGGCTGCCGCATCGGACGACTGGATCATCGGCCGGGCATCACTGAAGCGCTGGCGGGCAAACATCGACGTGGTACTGGGGCCCGGCCAGATTCGGCTCGATGGCCGCGATATGAAGAATCTGACGCAAGCTTCACGCAAAATGCGCGACGGCTCGATCCTCGAGATCGGCAGCGGCACCTACGACACCGGCATCGCGACCAAGGCGAACAACATCCTGATCATCGGACGCGGTCACGTGACCTTCCGCGGCGCCGCAGCCAAGGGGAAAGGCACCTTTATCGTCAACGGCAACAACACCACGATCGAGAACATCGAGTGTCGTGACGTGAAGGTAAAAGACGGCAACGGCGCCTGCGTGCGCCTGCAGGGCAAGAACCTGACGCTCAAACACGTGTTCTTCCATTCATCGCAACAAGGCCTGCTGACCGGCAACAAGCCGGGCAAGGTGGTGATCGTAGACAGCTTTTTCGAGCGCCTCGGGCATGGCGGGCGGGCCCACGGCATCTACCAGGGTGGCGGGGTGCTGGAGATCGATCGCAGCTATTTTCTCGGCGCCAAGAGCCAGGGACACGAAGTCAAATCCCGCGCCAAACGCACCACGATCACCAACAGCGTGATCGCCTCGATGACAAACCAGGACAGTCGCCTGATCGACATCTCCAACGGCGGCATCGCATCGATTACCGATTGCACCCTGCAACAGGGTCCGAAATCGAGCAATCTCGACGCCATCGGCTTCGCCGTGGAGAAAAAGCGCCACAAGGAAAACGCCTTCACGCTGAAGCGCAACGTGATCATCCTCGAACGCAAAGGCAACAATCGCCTGTTCCACACCAAGATCAAAGGCCTACAAGCGGACATCACCGACAACATCATCGTGTCGGAGAAGAAGACACCCTTCGCAGCCACAAACCTCGAGTTCGAAGATCGTCAGGAAGCCGGCCTGCCCGCCTATCCGGAGATTCCCGACCGTCCAACGATCTGAAGATCGGCGGAGGGTCAGCGGGCCGACTTTCGCACCAACAACACCACCGGGATCAGGCCAACCAGCAACAGCGCGACCGCCGGCAGTGCGGCGCGCTCCCATTCGCCTTCGGACGTGAGCTCGTAGATGCGCACCGCGAGGGTGTCCCAGCCGAACGGCCGCAGCAGCAAGGTAGCCGGCATCTCCTTCATGACATCGACCAGCACCAGCAGCCCGGCCGTCAGCAGCCCCGGACGCAACATCGGCAGATAGACCCGCCAGACCGTTTCCCACTGGCCTGCCCCCAGGCTGCGTGCGGCATCGCGGATGCTCGGGCGAATGCGCTCCAGGCTGCTGTCTACCGGGCCGTAAGCAACCGCAAGAAATCGTGCGAAGTAGGCCATCAACAGCGCAACCACCGTGCCCGACAGAAGCAGGCCGATATCATGACCGGTCAGCCACTCGACCGCGTCGGCGAAACGGTTGTCGAACCAGGTCAGCGACAGCATGACGCCTACGGCCAGCACCGAACCCGGCAAGGCGTAACCCAAGGTACCGATGCGCACGCTCAGCGCGGTGGACAAATCACCGTGGTAACGCTGTGCGAACGCCAGAACGAAGGCTGCCGTGACGGTCAACACGCCTGCGATTACGCCGAGAAACAGCGTGTGTTGCAGAAGATCCCAGTACCGGCTATCCAGACCCGACGAGGTCTCCCACGCCCAACTCACAAGCTGCACAACCGGAGCGGCGAAGGCGATCGAGAACACCCCCCAGGCGAAGGCGCTGGCCGCAACGGCACGGCCACCCGACAGTCTCATGCGACGCTGCACACCGCCACGACCCGTTTCGGTGAAGCGTGCACGCTGACGAAAACGTCGCTCGATGACCAGCGCCACCAGGACCAGGGTCAACAGGATCGACGCCAGTTGCGCAGCACTTTGTAGATCGAAGAAACCGAACCATGCTTTGTAGATCGCCGTCGTGAAGGTATCGAAATTGAACACCGATACCGCACCGAAATCGGCCAATGCCTCCATCAACGCCAGGCTAAGCCCGGCAATGATCCCCGGCCGCGCCATCGGTAGTGACACACGGAAGAAGGCCGCCCACGGACCGAGACCGAGACTGCGCGCCGCTTCATAGGCACTCTGGCCCTGCCCGAGAAACGATACCCGCGCCAGCATGTAGACGTAGGGATACAGCACCAGCGTCATCACCGCGATCACACCGAAGGTGTTGCGCACCTCGAACGACCAACTCGGCGGCAGATCGAACAGTGCGCGCAGGCCCGCCTGGACCGGCCCGGAGAAATCCATGACACCGACGAACACAAAAGCCAGCACGTAAGCCGGCAATGCGAACGGCAACATCAAGGCCCAGTCGAGCATGCGCCGCCCGGGAAAATCGCACATGACGGTCAGCCAGGCGAGCGAGACGCCAAGCGACAAGGTGCCCACGGTCACGCCGATCAGCAGCCATGTCGTATTGCGCATCAGGTTAGGCAGAATTGTGCCGCCGAGATGGGCCCAGATTTCCGCGTCGACGGACAGCCAGGAACTGAAAATGACCGCCAGGGGTACGATCACGCTGACCGCGAGCAGACGCGCGGCCCAACGCCAGCGAACGCTGTCATCGCGTTCACGCGCCGCCCCGACAAAGACCTGATTTTCGGCTTCGATTCCCGCTGTCATGTTTCGGCTTCAAACGACGACAGCGGGAAGACAGAGTCTCCCCGCTGTCAGGGGCCGGGAAGAGCTTCACCGGCCCACATGCAATGACGTCATTCGACGTTAACGATACCCGGCGCGATCCATCAACTTGATCGCGTCGCCCTGCAGACGACCCGCCTCGCTGACGTGCAGATCATCGGCTTTGAAGTCACCCCAAGAGGCAACCAGCGGGTCCGGCTTGACCTTCGCATTGACCGGGTATTCCATGTTCAACCCGGCAAAATCGGATTGCGCCTCTTCCGACGACAACCATTCCAGCAGCTTCAGCGCCGCCTCGGGGTGCTTTGCATACTTGGTGATGCCGGCGCCGGAGACATTGATGTGCACGCCGCTGCTGTCCTGGTTCGGCCAGAACAGGGCCAGTGGCACTTCCGGGTTGTCCTTCTGCAGTCGGCCGAAGTAGTAGGTATTGACGATCCCCACGTCACACTGACCGGCAGCGATCGCTTCCATTGTCTTGGTGTCGTTGGAGAACGGCTGGGTAGCGAGGTTCGCGACCCAACCCTGTACGATCTTTTCGGCTTCGGCTTCGCCGAGTCGCGCAATGAACGTGGCGACCAACGATTGGTTGTAGACCTTCTTCGACGTACGCAGACACAAGCGCCCCTTCCACTTTGGATCGGCCAGATCTTCGTAGGTGGTGAGCTCGCCCGGTTTCACCCGCTCGGTGCTGTAGACAATCGTGCGCGCGCGCTCCGACAGACCGAACCAGCGACCCTTGGCATCGCGCAGGTTGGCCGGCACGTTGGCGTTCAACACCGCTGAGTCTATCTCTGCCAACACATCGGTCTCCGCGGCATGCCACAGGTTGCCCGCGTCGACCGTGATCAGCATGTCAGCGGGCGTGCGGCGACCTTCGGCGCGCAGCCGTTGCAACAGCGGACCTTCCTTGTCGGTGATGTAGCTGACATCGATCCCCGTCTCCTTGGTGAAACGATCGAACAATGGCTTGATCAGGTGTTCTTTGCGCGACGAATAAACAACCACCTCGTCGGCAGTCGCCGTGACAGGCATAGCAACGGCAAACGCCAGTAAGCCGAACAACAGGGAACGCATCTTCAAATCACCTCGAGAGAACAATAAATGAGAATGATTTGCAATGTTATTCAAATTTGCGAGCTTGTCAAACCCCGGCATGCACGGCCGGAGTGGAAAAACGGCGCTAAATTAATGGTTTAGACAAGATACAAACGAGCTGTAGGGCATGCGATCACAGCGGAGGACGACTGAGACTGGGCAGTTCGAGACCATAACCGAGGGCCACGCGTTCGAATAAGCGGCGCAACGGCGGTATCCGCCCGGCCGCCCCCAGGCCAAGATTGCGCACCGTCGACAACAACATCGATTGATTGCTGAACAGGTGCTTGAACGCATCCATCGTCAACTGCGTTGCCGTGTTGTGGCCTTTGCGCGCGCGTTCGTATGTCCGCAAGGTCGCCAGCGAACCGAGATGGCGATCGTGCTCACGCCCTCGCTGCAGCGCATCGATCAATGCCGCAGCGTCAAGAAACCCAAGATTCACGCCCTGACCCGCCAACGGGTGGATCACGTGCGCTGCATCGCCGACCAGGGCAAGGCCTTTTTGCACGTAGCACTCGGCATGCTGAATACGTAGGGGGAACGCTGCCCGCTCGCCCATCACGCTCATCCGTCCAAGCCGCGACTGCGCAGCTTCGGTCAGCAGCTGATTGAACTCGCTCTCGGGCAGACGACAGAGGCGCTCGGCCTCATCCGGCGTCGTCGACCAGACGATGGATACGAGATCGTCGCGCATCGGCAGCAACGCAAGTGGGCCATTCGCCATGAAGCGTTGCCACGCGGTAGCCGCGTTACCCGATTCCGTGTGCACCGTGGCGACAACGGCGTGCTGATCGTAGGGCTCGCCGCGCGTGTCGATACCCGCCAGCGCGCGCACCTGCGAATTGGCACCATCGGCGCCAGCCACCAATTGCGTCGTCAGGCGATGGCCATCGCTGAGAATCAGCTCGGTTTGGTTGTCATCTGTTTTCAGTACATCGATTGCGCCAGGCGCAATCACGCGCACACCGGCTTCGTCGAAGGTGCGCCACAAGGCGCGCACGATCACCCGGTTCTCAATGATGTGCCCGAGATCTGGCTCGCCGATATCGGCGGCATCGAAATGAATCTCTCCGACGCCGGCCCGATCCCACACATGCATGTGCTCGTACGCGGTTGCCCGGTCATCGGTGATGAACGACCACGCACCCAGATGCTGCAGCAGGTGCTGTGAAGCGCGGGTAATCGCCGACACCCGCAGATCGAAACTCTCGGTGTCCCAACTCATCGCGGGCTTGCGTTTTTCGAGCAGCACTACGGAGAATCCGCGACGTGCAAGCCCGCAGGCAAGCGCGGCGCCGACCATGCCGCCACCGACAACGCAGACATCACAACGATCTTCAGCCAAGTGCCTTTCCTCTCGCCAATCGGGGCTGCCGGCCCGCCATACCCATGGCTGCACGAGCCAGCGAATGCTTGGCACCCGGCACAAACTCCATCGCCAGCAAGCCCAGGTTTCGTCCGACACGCAGCGGCCCTAATGGATTGCTGAACAAGCGCGCCAAGGCATCGGTTGCCAGCGCGACATTGCGTTGTTCGGCCGTCCGCCATTTCACATACGCCGCCAACGCTTCAGTACTCCCGATGTCGTCACCGCGCGCGAAACCCGTATCGATAACCTCGGCCAGCGCGGCGACGTCGCGGATACCGAGATTGAATCCCTGTCCGGCGATCGGATGCAGCGTATGCGCCGCATTGCCGATGATGGCCACTCTACCGCGAACGAACTGACGTGCGCGCAGCAGCGATAGAGCATATGACGCCCGTTTGCCGACGCGTTTGAAGCGACCCAGCCGATGCCCGAATCGGTCCTGAAAACGGCGCAAGAATGCGGTGTCGTCCAGTGCCATGACGTCGTCGACCATGTCGTCCCGCACTGTCCAGACCAGCGCACAACGCCCTTCACTCATCGGCAGCAGCGCGACCGGCCCGGTATCGGTGAACCGCTCGTAGGCCACATTGTTGTGCGCATGCGAAGGCGTAATGTTGGCGACAATCGCAGACTGCCCGTACTGCCAACGCTGTACCGGTATATCCAGCGATTCACGGATCATCGAATCGCCGCCGTCGGCGGCAACCAGCAGTGAACAGGCGAGGGTAGTCACGACACCGTCGCGCTCGATTTCCACCTCGACCGAGTCACCCTGGTCGACGAAGTTCAGCACGCGTGCCGGCGCGACGATATCCAGCGAAGCATCACGCTGCAGCTGGTCGAGCAGAACGCGGCCCAGTTCACGGGCCGTCACCACGTAACCGAGCGCCGGCACGCCTTCATCGGCGGCATGCAGGCGGGTAAAGCCGAAATGCCCACGATCGGAGACATGAATGTCGGTTATTGCCTCGACGCGTGGCTGCAACGACGGCCAGACATCGATGGCCTCAAAGATGCGTCGCGTGCCGTAGGCCAGCGCGATGGCGCGATCATCGTAACTGGGCTGCGAATCCGCACCCGGCACATGCGCTTCAACCAGCGCCATCCGCAGCCCGCGCCGCGCGAGCGCCAGGGCGAGGCTGACACCGACCATGCCGCCGCCGACAATGATCAGGTCATAGCGCGCCGAGTCGCTCACGCCATCAACGCCTCGATTTCGTCGACATGCTTGGGGACATCCTTACTTAGAACGTCCGGCTCGCCCTTGGTGACCAGTACGTCGTCTTCAATGCGGATGCCGATGCCCTGCCACTTTTTTGCGACCCCCTTGGCGCCGTGCGGGATATACAGCCCCGGTTCCACGGTCAGCACCATGCCGGGTTCCAGCTCGCGCCAATGGCCGTCCACCTTGTAGTCACCCACGTCGTGCACGTCCATTCCGAGCCAATGGCCGGTACGGTGCATGTAGAAGCGCGTGTACGACTGGGCCTTAAGGGCCTTGGCCAAGGTGCCGCGCAGCAATCCCAGCTTCAGCAACCCTTTGGTCAGAACGCGCACCGCTGCATCGTGAGGATCGTTCCAGTGATTGCCGGCACGCACCTTGTCGATTGCCGCCAATTGGGCGTCCAATACCAGCTCGTAGAGTGCGCGTTGTGCGTCGCTGAACTGTCCGTTGACCGGGAAAGTACGGGTGATATCCGACGCATAACAATCGAGCTCACAACCTGCGTCAATCAGCACCAGGTCGCCGTCGCGTAGCGCCTCGTTGTTCTCGACGTAGTGCAGAACGCAGGCATTGTTGCCACCGCCCACGATAGACGGATAGGCCAAGCCGTTTGCGCCCTGCATCTGGCACTCATGGTTGAACACCGAAGCGAGCTGGTACTCATGCATGCCCGGCTCACAGCGACGCATGAGCTCACGATGCGCCTGCGCGGACAATTTCGCAGCGCGTCGCATGACCGACGTTTCGGCGCGACTCTTGTAAAGCCGCATGTCGTGAAGGAAATGATCCAGCGCGAGGAATTCGATCGGGCCGTGTACTCCGGCGCGCGCGCGGGAACGTACCTGGCTGACCCAGTCTGAGACGCGCTTGTCGAACGCCGGGTCGCAGCCCATGGCGAAGAAGACGCGCTCGCGCTCTTCGAGCAGCCCCGGCAGGATGTCGTCGAGGTCGGTGATCGGAAACGCATCGTCGGCGCCGTAGTCGTCAACCGCGCCCTCCAAACCGGCGCGTCGCCCATCCCACAGCTCTTTCGTCGGATCTTTTTCGCGGCAGAACAGTATGTATTCGCCATGCGCCCGACCGGGTACGAGCACCATGACCGCTTCGGGTTCGGCGAACCCGGTCAGGTAGTAGAAGTCACTGTCCGGTCGGAACGGGTGGTGCACATCCCGATTGCGGATGGTTTCCGCAGCGGTCGGCAATATCGCCACGCTGCCGGGCCCCATCATGCGCATCAGCTGACGGCGGCGGCGCTTGAACTCATTCTGGTTCACGCTGACTTGTCTCCCTTGAGTTCGTCACGGATCAACATGACGCCGACGCGCAGATATTCTTCGATCTCGATCAAGGCTGACTGATCTTCGCTGCTGTTGTCGACATTGTCGGTATCGAGCCGGGTGATCTCGGTGAGATCACGCAACAGTTCCTGGGCCTGTGGCGACAGACGCTGGGTCAGCGATTCGCCGCCCAGTCCGATACCGTACAGAAAGCCCTGACACCAGCCACGCACGGCCTGCAGGCGCGAAACGCTGACCTCAATGCCTTCAGGCAGGAACAGTGACAGGTGCATGGAATGCCCCGAGTCACCGACGAACACGGCGGCGAAAACGCGGTCCAGCAGGGTGCGACATTCGGCTGCAAGCACGTCGTTGGGATCGAGATCGGCATACAACTCTTTTTGCCAGAGCTGCAACGGGTTGGCGACGCCGCCGATATACAGGCCCAGCGCCAGCCCTTGGGTTTCGGCGGGGGCTTGCGGCATGCCGCAACGCTGCATGGCGGCGGCTACCGCGGTGTATTCGGGTGCGGTTTCTTCGGAGGGAACTACCATCGGATCAAGTCACAGTTTATCGAGCCGCCAACCATCGTATCATGCGCCGCCATTGACCCGGCTGAGCCTGCGAAACTATAGTCCACAAAGCTATGAGCAATAACGATAAACAAGGCATCCAGGAACAGGACCTGCGCGCACTCGAAGTGCGCGTGGAAGAACTGATTCGCGCCTGTACCCATCTCAAGGATGAGAATAAAACGCTTCGTGCTCGTGAGCAGGAGTTGCTCGTGGAGCGCGATAAGCTGGCCAACAAGAACGACCAGGCCAAGACACGTGTCGAAGACATGATCAGCCGGCTGAAAAAGCTGGAGGATGAAGCGTGAGCAAACCCGCCGAACCCATTGCGGTCAGCATCCTCGGCAAAGACTATCGCATCGCGTGTGAACCGGGCGACGAAGACGAATTGATCGGCGCGGCACGGTTTCTCGATGCACGCATGCGCGAGGTACGAGGTTCAGGAAAGGTTATCGGAACCGATCGAATCGCGGTCATGGTCGCGTTGAACCTCGCCCACGAACTCCTGAAGGAAAAATCCGAGCAGGATTCTGCTGCCAGTTCTGCCAACAAGCGCATACGTTCGTTGCGCGAGCGCATCGAAATCGCACTCAACGACAGCACACAGCTGGAACTCTAGAGCGTTTGCGTTTAGCCTGTAATCAGGCATTCCCTGCGGTGCTCGACAGCTGGCCCGATGTTCCCTTGAGCCTATGCTTACGCACCCCGGGACCGAGCCTCGGACGCCAGTGTGCATGTCCGCCTTGTAGCGGAAAGCCTGAGGCGCCGCTTCGGTCCCACTTGAACCTCACGGTTCAAGGATAACGGCAAGTACCGGCACAGGTGGGGAATGCCGCTTTCTCTGCGCGATGAGCAATCCGAAACCCCTACGTCAAACCTTGAAACGCGCTCGGCGTGAGCTCACAGACGCTGCACGTGCAAGCGCACAGGCGCGCGTCATCGAACGTATCGCGCGCTATCGCCCGTTTCTCAAAGCTCGCCGCATCGCCTTCTATGTCGGTTCAAACGGGGAAATCGACCCGATGCCCCTGGCGCAGATCGCAGCCGCGCTGGGCAAACACTGCTTTCTGCCTGTGCTGCACCCTTTCCAGCAAGGTCGGCTGTGGTTTGCGCGATGGACACCCGACACAGCGATGATGCCGAATCGATTCGGCATACCTGAACCTGACCCACGCACAACTGTCGTTCTACCCGCGCGTGATCTCGACCTCGTTATCGTGCCTCTGCTCGGTTTCGATACGCAGTGCCACCGACTCGGCATGGGTGGCGGATTCTACGATCGCACATTCGCTTTTCGCCGACGTCGTTCACATCTGCAACGTCCGCACCTCGCTGGCGTTGCATTCGATCTCCAACGAGTCGCTCAGATCGAACAGCAACCCTGGGACGTTAAACTCGACGCAGTTTTCACTGAACAACGCGTTTACGCATAGGCAGTTCGCAGCCATCAGCAGGCGTTGAAAGCTGCGCTTTTAAGCCTTTTGCGCAGTTACGAAGCACGATTTCGAAATTTTTTTTGCGTTGATTTCTTGGCAACGAAATACAAGCTGCGTAGCGTTCACGTTGAATGCGAAATCGCGTTTCGCCCCGTATACATCGTGTGAACGCAACTTCAGTTGCAAAAACAAATCACAAATTTTCGCTAAAGCCTTGAAAGCAAACGTCGATAACGCCGTTGACAAACTAGTATTTTCGTTTTCCTTGTTTATACTCAAGCCATGGTCTATGGCACCTGTTCAACCGGAGGGGGTTTATGGCAGTCAAGAAGAAGTCATCGGCAAAGAAGAAAGCGGTAGCTAAGAAAGCTTCCGTTTCCAGGAAGAAGGTCGCTGCGAAGAAGAAAGCAGCACCAAAGAAGAAGGCAGCTGCTAAGAAGAAAAAAGTAGCCGCCAAGAAGAAG
This window encodes:
- a CDS encoding UPF0149 family protein, which encodes MVVPSEETAPEYTAVAAAMQRCGMPQAPAETQGLALGLYIGGVANPLQLWQKELYADLDPNDVLAAECRTLLDRVFAAVFVGDSGHSMHLSLFLPEGIEVSVSRLQAVRGWCQGFLYGIGLGGESLTQRLSPQAQELLRDLTEITRLDTDNVDNSSEDQSALIEIEEYLRVGVMLIRDELKGDKSA
- a CDS encoding TIGR02449 family protein, whose translation is MSNNDKQGIQEQDLRALEVRVEELIRACTHLKDENKTLRAREQELLVERDKLANKNDQAKTRVEDMISRLKKLEDEA
- a CDS encoding cell division protein ZapA — translated: MSKPAEPIAVSILGKDYRIACEPGDEDELIGAARFLDARMREVRGSGKVIGTDRIAVMVALNLAHELLKEKSEQDSAASSANKRIRSLRERIEIALNDSTQLEL
- a CDS encoding 5-formyltetrahydrofolate cyclo-ligase, with the protein product MSNPKPLRQTLKRARRELTDAARASAQARVIERIARYRPFLKARRIAFYVGSNGEIDPMPLAQIAAALGKHCFLPVLHPFQQGRLWFARWTPDTAMMPNRFGIPEPDPRTTVVLPARDLDLVIVPLLGFDTQCHRLGMGGGFYDRTFAFRRRRSHLQRPHLAGVAFDLQRVAQIEQQPWDVKLDAVFTEQRVYA